A DNA window from Tachysurus fulvidraco isolate hzauxx_2018 chromosome 4, HZAU_PFXX_2.0, whole genome shotgun sequence contains the following coding sequences:
- the LOC113639879 gene encoding core histone macro-H2A.2, with translation MSARGGKKKTTKLSRSARAGVIFPVGRMMRYLRTGTHKYRIGMGAPVYMAAVIEYLAAEILELAGNAARDNKKGRITPRHIKLAVANDEELNQLLRGVTISNGGVLPRIHPELLSKKRGGRVKVDSQMTAPEKTDKEVKSSKRSSKKSRGKPGRKPRKSAENDKDGTNSTMEDGPGEGFTVLAAKSLFLGQKLSLAESDIGKIGTIKVEGIINPTNAEIDLKDGIGNALEKAGGKDFLEAVKELRKTQGPLEVASVAVSQASGMAARFIIHCNVPQWGSDKCEDQLEKTVKNCLSAAEEKKLKSVAFPSLPTGRNGFPKQTAAQLILKAISNHFVSATTSSLKNIYFVMFDSESIGIYLQEMTKMDVK, from the exons ATGTCAGccagaggaggaaaaaagaagaccACCAAGCTGTCACGCTCAGCCCGGGCTGGCGTTATCTTTCCTGTAGGGAGGATGATGAGGTACTTACGCACAGGGACTCATAAGTACCGCATCGGTATGGGAGCTCCTGTCTACATGGCAGCTGTCATTGAGTACCTGGCAG CTGAAATTTTAGAACTAGCTGGTAATGCGGCCAGAGACAACAAGAAAGGACGAATTACACCACGGCACATCAAGCTAGCAGTGGCTAATGATGAAGAGCTTAACCAG CTACTCAGAGGGGTTACCATATCAAACGGTGGCGTCCTGCCTCGTATCCACCCCGAGCTGCTCTCCAagaagagaggagggagagtgaagGTGGACTCGCAGATGACAGCAccagaaaaaacagacaaagaagTGAAGAGCAGCAAGAGGTCCTCCAAAAAGAGCAGAGGAAAACCAGGCCGTAAACCAAGG AAGAGTGCAGAGAACGACAAAGACGGAACCAACAGCACAATGGAGGATGGACCAGGAGAAGGATTTACTGTTCTCGCAGCAAAGAGTTTGTTCCTTGGACAAAAG CTATCTCTTGCAGAAAGTGACATCGGCAAAATTGGAACCATTAAAGTTGAGGGAATTATTAATCCCACAAATGCAGAGATTGATTTGAAGGACGGAATTG GTAATGCACTGGAGAAAGCTGGAGGAAAAGATTTCCTGGAAGCCGTAAAAGAATTGCGGAAAACACAAGGTCCCTTGGAGGTTGCGTCAG TTGCAGTTAGCCAGGCCAGTGGGATGGCAGCACGTTTCATCATCCACTGCAACGTCCCTCAGTGGGGCTCTGACAAGTGTGAAGATCAGCTGGAGAAGACAGTGAAGAACTGCCTGTCTGCTGCCGAGGAGAAGAAGCTCAAATCTGTAGCCTTCCCTTCTCTACCAACTGGAAG AAATGGATTCCCAAAGCAAACTGCAGCCCAGCTGATACTGAAGGCCATTTCAAACCATTTTGTTTCAGCAACCACATCCTCTCTGAAGAACATTTACTTTGTGATGTTTGACAGTGAGAGCATTGGAATTTATCTGCAGGAAATGACCAAGATGGATGTCAAGTGA